CCGCAGAGTGCCCGTGCTCGGATCGACCCGCGGGTCAACAAAATCTATTCGGCCCTCGTGGGGATATCCGGTCTCATCCGCAAGCTGAAGATAGGCAGGTGCTCTATTTCTGTCCGATTCTGCTTCTCTCTCAATATTGGGAAACTTGCGAATCAGCATGAGAATGTCCCGCTCGCTGACATCAAAGTAGACATATACCGAGCTGTCGTTCACTATTTCAGTGAGAAGGGTCTTGTCTTTTGCTCCGACAAGATTTCCTATATCCACCATGTTACGACTGACACGTCCATCAATGGGAGCGGTTAATTGCGTGTACGCGAGATCGAGTTTGGCTTTTTCGAGGTCAGCTTTTGCGATTCCCACCTGAGCCAGAGCGACCGATTCGTCTGCATTCTGGATGTCGTACTGAAGCTGGCTGATGGAGGCCGAGGCGAGCAGTTGTTGAGCACGCTTGAGATTTGCCTGTTTCAGTTGGAGGTCGGCTTCTTTACCCTTCAGGGCAGCCTGAGCCTGATCGACCTGGGCCTGGAAGGGGCGCGGATCTATGACAAAAAGCAGATCGCCTTTTTTTACTCGAGCCCCGGATTCAAAATGAATGCTCTGCAGCCATCCCTCAACTCTGGCTCTGACCTCGACAAATTCCAATGCGGCAGTGGTTCCCGTAAACTCAAGAAACTGGGTGACTTCCTTCTTGAGCGGTTTACTTACGTAGACCTCAGGCAAAGAAGGCGTCGCAACTTGCGGTTTTTCGCTGCAGCCTACAATGCTCAAAGAAATGAAAGCGATGAGGATTAGAACTCCCGGCAATCTCATGGTCATGAACCAGTCTCCTGATTGTGTTGAGGATAATATATGAACTATAGGACTGTTACAGCTCTGGGGTCAACAAAAAGACTTATTCGAGACCGCGGGAGGCTGGAGGTATCCTTCGCTCCGGACGACGCAAAGCCGTCTAATCACTGCGCTCAGGACACCACAGCCTTCGCTATCTATAACTGATGACATAATTTCTGACCTTTTGAACACTTTGTGCTTTGAATGAACGGTAGGGGCCGGCGTCTCTGCCGGCCCGACCTGGTCGACTTGACATGAAAAATGTGCCGGCACGGAGGCACGGCACCTACCAATTGCCGAGAAGTGCTTTTCGCAATTGGACACTGTTTATCATTTCCTACCAGTGTGCATAGCGAGGAAATTGTACTACTGTGAAAGACTGAAATAAAGAACGATTGTGCTGGAACCGGCAGCTTGGTAAAGCCATGTACGGCAAGAGCTAAATGACGTTTCCGTTTCGGATTTCCAATTTCTGTCTTTTTCCAAATCCGACTTCATTATCAACAAAGAAGACGTAGTCCGGCCGAAATACATACAGAGCAATTTTTGCCATCTTACCCGCGAGACCGTCAGCAATCAGTCCGGGTCGAGAAATGAAATCCTTGACGAAAGGATACCGGAGTAAATAGGTCGTCAATGCACGGGTCTTTGCGGTAACACCTGTGATTGGCTCGACGAGGCCCTCCAATTGCAGCCCTTTGATTTCCTTCCAGCCCTTGTAATCTCCGTGAATTGTTGCCGCTGCCCTGGGATTTTCTGCGAGGAATGTTGCATGTCGGGATTGGGGAGAAGAGAAGAATATGAGATCGAACCCATCTCGTGCATAATAAACAGCAGCCACCCATGGTTGTCCTTCGCTGCAGCATGCCAGAGACATAGTGGTGTATGAGTCCATGAACTGGAGCACGGTTTTTTCCAGATCTTGATTAGTCATGCACCTGCTCATCATTGGAAAGGCTGCCTCGCCCGTCTAAGCGCAAGTAGTACTTTTCGGTTGTCGTCTTTCCCACCACTCCTTCACTCAGCATAAATTCGATGGCTTTGGCATGATAGTTTCTCATTCCGATGCGCAGCGGATTGTGCCGGGCGTACGGTAACTCCACTGCGCTGACGGGATCGAGGGCCCTATGCTTTTGCAGATCTCGAATTATGTAGCCAGTGGCACGTTTGATCCGGTACGCTACGATGTACCGGGTGAGGACAAATACACCAGCCAATCCAAAAAGACCGAGAGCGATTTGCAGGTATTCAGGCATACTTTTTCAATTCATGTCGTTGACTTACACGCGAAAAGTGAGGTCGGTAACTTTTAATTCGTTCACCACTTGCGTGACTCCGGAGTATTCCGCAGCAATCTTTTCCACCCTGGCCCGGTCAGCCTTTTCGCGTATGCGTCCGGATATCCGAATTACGCCCCCGGGTTCGGCGCTGATCTCAACGTTACCAGCTACTGCAGAAGTGAGCTTCCTTCGCACGAGGGCTTCAATTCTTTTTGCCAGAGCCATATTCTTCAGGGTTTCCACAAGCTGGTCGCCATCTGGCCGTTTATCCATTTTGCCGATTGCATGCACGATTACGTCCGCAGCATTTTCTGCAGTGTAATGATCGGTATTGATAAGCAGATTGTACAGCATTAAGTCTGTAGGATCCTTATCAAAAACCGTTTTGATCAGGGTGATTCGTTCTGCATCGTACTTGTCTACGTAATATTCTGCTTCTTCCAAGGGAATTCCGAGTTTTTGCATAATGCGCTGAACGCGATTGACGCGAGAGGCAATAACACCCACACAAAACACACCGGGAAGATCGTGAAGCACGATCTGGGCTCCCCGACCGACCATTACGACGTTTCCCCTGCCGGCCTGCTCGTAGGTGAGTGCTTCGAAAAGGCTTTTATGGGAAGGTCTGTCAAAAAAGAGACGCTCGAAGAAGCCAGGGCCGTGTTCTGTCTCGTACAAAGTGCACGCTTCGCGGTATTCGAGATCGCAGCTCATGGCCAGCTCATGCAAACCAGTGCGTCCGACAAATTCCAGCCCCATTTTCTCCGCTACTTTGGACGCAATATCGTCTCCATACGAGCCGACGAGCCGTGATACGGTTATGATATTCATGTAGACTCCCCTTGGATTTGGAGCATTGCCCAATCGGTTGCTTATTCCCCGAAAAGGGCGGTTGGAAGATACATTATCAAAGGCTGATACATAACGCACGCAATCAATCCAATCCATTGCAGACAAATAAATGGAATCACACCCTTGTAGATGAGGCCCATGGTCATTTCAGGCGGGGCAATGCCTCTCAAGTAAAACAGCGAATACCCGAATGGTGGCGTAAGAAAAGCCATCTGAAGATTCACGCAGATGAGAGTGCCGAACCACAGTGGATCGAACCCGAGTTCTTGAGCAACCGGCGTAAACACCGGAATTACAATGAGCAAAATCCCTAGCCAGTCAATGAACATGCCGAGAAAAAATACGATACCCATCATGATAAAGAGAACCACATAGGGGCTTACCTGAAGGCCTAATAATACACTCGAAACCGCATCACCGCCCCCAAGACCCATGAAGATCGACTGAAACGCGTTTCCTCCGAGAAACAGAACCATGACCATACAGGTGATCTTCATCGTGGCTGTTGCGGAATCCACAATTGCAGCCCATGTAAGGCGTCGATAGGCAAGGGCCAAAAGCATTGCCCCAATCGCACCAAGACCTGCAGCCTCCGTTGTGGTCGCTATTCCGGCCACGATACTTCCGAGGACCATGAAAATCAGAAACAGAGGCGGAATCAAGGAAGTGAATACCATCCCAAGCTTTTGCTTTGCTGATTGCGTTCGCTCTTCTTTGGGAAGCGGAGGCCCCATCTTAGGGTTAAGACCGCAGCGAACAGCCACATAGATGATGTAGAGAGAAGATAACGTCAATCCGGGTAACATTGCGGCAGCGAACAGCTTACCCACGGATATGTTCGTTAGTCCGCCGTACACCACCAGCATGATACTGGGAGGAATAAGAATTCCCAGAGTACCACCAGCGCAGATGCATCCGGCGGTCATGGGGATGTCATAGCCCCGCTTCAACAGATTCGGTGCAGCAAGAAGCCCGATGGCAACTTCCGTCGCGCCTACCACGCCCGTTGATGCCGCGAACACAGTACAAACAAGGATTACGGCAATTCCGAGTCCTCCTCGTACAGGCCCCCACAGGACGTGCATGGTATGAAAGAGCTTTTCCGCCACCCCGGAAGCATCCAGCATCTGGGCCATAAAGATAAAGAGAGGGACAGCGACGAGAACGTACTCCTCCATGACTCCATACGTTTTATTGGCAAATATACCGAAAATCTGATCCGGAGAACCTCCCCACCCAAGAAGTCCGAACAGGACCGCCACCGCACCCAGTGAAAAAGCCAGGGGATGTCCCATGAACAGCACCACGAAAAGGGTCCCGAACATGGCGACGGCAACGAATTCAGGGCTCATATCTCTTCCCCTTTCAGCCTATAGATATCTCGCACGAAGTTGGCCGCTCCTTGAAGGAAAAGTAACAGGAGCCCGACGGGCATAACTGTCTTGTACAGGTAGAGCGGAGGTTTCCATGCACTCCAGCTATGTTCCCAGCTTGCCCATGAATGTGCGGCGTACGATACGGCAGCGTAAGAAAGGCCGCCAACAAAAGGAACGAATAATAGCCAGAATGTGATGACTGACAGCCAAATTTGAACTTTTTCCGGAAGCTTCTGGGACAAAATGTCTATTCGGACGTGACGATCATGGAGGTGCGTATAAGCCGCACCGAGCATGAAGTGAGCTCCGTAAAGCCAAACCGTGACTTCAAAAGCCCAGACGGTAGGAGAATGAAATATTTTCCTGGCTATAACTTCGTACACCACCACGAAGACAAGCGGCAAGATGAGCAAGGCCATGTTCTTACCAAAGAATTCGTTGAACACGTCCACAGCGCGGACGAACTTCTTCATCGCGGTTCCCCTTCTAAAAATCTCGATGAGGTTGTGGCCCCGGAGAGGTCAAGCTCTCCGGGGGAGGGATGCTCCAGGGTCAACAGACGAATCGCCTACTGGTAGAGTTGCCCCTTGATGAGCTGCTCGTGCGGCCACGGCGCTATGCCGCCTCGCATTTTGCGCCAGGGGGCAAAGTCTTTTTTGAACTGCTCTTGCGAATCCAGGACTTTCTTCACATCGGGACTCTTGGCACCCAGGTCATCGAGGTACTTCTTACTGACCCTGGCGAATTCGATGATGGTGGCATCGTCCATCTGAACGTATTCCACTTTCTTGCCCATTTGCTCGATTGCCCCGATATTGAGGTTTTCGATCCAGGCCGTGGACCAGAGTTGCGTCTCTTTCGCACAGATCTCAACGATAGCTTTCAGATCGTCCGGGAGTTCGTCCCATTTCTTCTTGTTTATGAAGATATCTGTCTGACAGCTCGGCTGATGCACACCCGGCTCGATCACGAATTTTGTGATCTCGTGGTACCCTTGTGGAAGATTGATTGCCGGGCTACTGAATTCGCATCCGTCAATGACGCCTCTTTCCAATGCCAGGTAGATTTCCGGGCCCGGAAGCGGTGTCACGTTGGCGCCGAGCAGGTTCAGGATATCCTGGTACCACCCCACCGTCCTTACCTTCATCCCCTTGAAGTCTTCCATCTTCGTGGCCTTTTTATTTGAGTGAATACCAAGTTCCTGACCGGAATTGCCACAGAAGAACCCAACCATGTTGAAGGGTGCATAGAGGTCGTTCAACATCTTTGCTCCGCCGCGCTCGTAGTACCAAATGTTGTATCCCTCTACATCAAGACCGAACGGAACGGAGGCAAATGCCACAAAGGCCTCGTTCTTCCCTTTCCAGTAACCGGGCCAGGCATGGCCCATGTCGAGAGTGCCCTTTGACACGGCATCGAAGGTCTCCATTGCGGGTACGATCGCACCGGTCTGGAAGACCTTGATATCAAGCCGACCGCCGCTTGCAGCTCGTACGCTGTCAGCGAAATGAATCAGGAAATCGTGGAAGATCAGACCTCCCCAGGGGTCACTCGCACGCCAGGTAAACTTCTTGTCAGATGTGGTCCATCTCTTCCCTTTCCATTCTTTGGCTCTCTGATCTTCGCCGAATTTCTCGATTTTTTTCGCAGGTTTTTCCTGAGCAAACGAGTTGCTTGCCGTGATGCCAAAAGCGAACGCAGTCACGAGCACTAATAACGCCAAAGCCACTCTTTTCATAAAGCCTTCCTCCATGGTTTTTGTTGAGATGTTAGCTATTTACTCACAAGGGCACTTTATTCGGGAAAATCGCCTCCTCTCTACCGGGAACCGGCAAATGTAGAATAAAGGACGAAGCCGACCGCTCATGTAGTCGTTTTACTGACAGTTAGAATGACAACCTGTTATGAGGAACTGTCTCCGAACCACGAAGCCAAACTCCCCCCCTGGAAATCACGCTTCTTTGTGCTCCAATGACATACGGATAACCTGAGATATGTGCGACAATGACCAAGATTTTTTCCACTGCTCCCGGGCGAATTGAAGCTGCATAAGACAACCCGGATTGGATGTTATCACCCGATCTGCACCAGTCTTATCGATAGCTGCAATCTTCGCCTCAAGTATCTTCATGGAGCGTTCACGATGGGTGATATTGTATATCCCCGCAGATCCGCAGCACTGACCTTCATCCGGAACATCGACCAGGAAGAGGTCCGGAATTCGACGCAAGAGCTCTCGCTGAGGCGAGACAAGATTCTGACCGTGACGCAAATGACATGGATCGTGGAAACACACCTTCTCGCCAAGGGAACCAAAGTCGCTATGCGGGCCGAATGCGGAAACCAGGAATTCCGAAATGTCTTTGACTTTTCCCGAGAACATCTCGGCTCTTTTCGAAGCCCGAGTCACCGGAGCCAGAGTCTCTCTATACGACTTGAGTTCCATGCCGCATGCGGCGCAATCACTCACGATGGCGTCTACATCATGTCTCTCGAAAAGAGACACATTGTGTTCGGCCATCTCCCGGTAGATCTTGCGTTCACCTTCCGCAATATTGGGTGTGCCGCAGCATTGTTGGCTCTTGGGCACTATTACCGTGTAACCGGCTTGTGTCAGACAATGAATGGTGTCTCGACTGATGTCCGCAAAGACCAAATTCATTGCGCATCCGAGAAAGAAACCTACTTTGCCCTTTTCCTGACCTGCAGCGGGTATAATTTCCGGGATCGTATCGATCAGCGGTCGATCGGGAAGTCGGGGCAAAAGCGACTCCATAAAATCCAGGTCTGACGAGAGCGATTGGAGTATGTGAGATCGGCGAACTAACCGTTGGATTCCGAGATTCTGATATAATCGCAAAGGGGAAAGATAGCGGGAAAGCTTCGTCTGATCGCGAATGGCAGATTCGAGAATGAAACGCTTCAGAAGCGGTTGTGGGGTGTGCTGCTCGATTCTGTGGCGTGCTTCGAGCACCAATTCACCTACTTTTACTCCCGCAGGACAGACTGTCTGACAATTGCGACAATCCAGGCAGTGGTACATATGCCGGGCGAACTCTTCTTCAGGCGTCAACCGTCCATCGATTACTGCCTTGATCATGGCCACTCGGCCTCGCGGTGACTGCGTTTCGATTCCATCTGTGCGGTAGGTAGGACAATAAGGGAGGCATGAGCCGCATCGCATGCATTGCAGGACGTCTCCGTAATCATGAATGTCCAGCGTGGACATGGACTTGGCTATTTTTTCAACG
The sequence above is a segment of the Desulfomonile tiedjei DSM 6799 genome. Coding sequences within it:
- a CDS encoding efflux RND transporter periplasmic adaptor subunit translates to MTMRLPGVLILIAFISLSIVGCSEKPQVATPSLPEVYVSKPLKKEVTQFLEFTGTTAALEFVEVRARVEGWLQSIHFESGARVKKGDLLFVIDPRPFQAQVDQAQAALKGKEADLQLKQANLKRAQQLLASASISQLQYDIQNADESVALAQVGIAKADLEKAKLDLAYTQLTAPIDGRVSRNMVDIGNLVGAKDKTLLTEIVNDSSVYVYFDVSERDILMLIRKFPNIEREAESDRNRAPAYLQLADETGYPHEGRIDFVDPRVDPSTGTLRVRAIFANDKGLLVSGLFGRIRVPIEKKDAVLVPETAVGIGQGGRYVLLVNKDNVVELRPVKTGQLEGTLRVIQEGLTKDDWVVVNAIQRARPGLKVAPKESSISAPSQETGKAAPSSGK
- a CDS encoding pyridoxamine 5'-phosphate oxidase family protein, yielding MTNQDLEKTVLQFMDSYTTMSLACCSEGQPWVAAVYYARDGFDLIFFSSPQSRHATFLAENPRAAATIHGDYKGWKEIKGLQLEGLVEPITGVTAKTRALTTYLLRYPFVKDFISRPGLIADGLAGKMAKIALYVFRPDYVFFVDNEVGFGKRQKLEIRNGNVI
- a CDS encoding cytidylate kinase family protein, with product MNIITVSRLVGSYGDDIASKVAEKMGLEFVGRTGLHELAMSCDLEYREACTLYETEHGPGFFERLFFDRPSHKSLFEALTYEQAGRGNVVMVGRGAQIVLHDLPGVFCVGVIASRVNRVQRIMQKLGIPLEEAEYYVDKYDAERITLIKTVFDKDPTDLMLYNLLINTDHYTAENAADVIVHAIGKMDKRPDGDQLVETLKNMALAKRIEALVRRKLTSAVAGNVEISAEPGGVIRISGRIREKADRARVEKIAAEYSGVTQVVNELKVTDLTFRV
- a CDS encoding TRAP transporter large permease produces the protein MSPEFVAVAMFGTLFVVLFMGHPLAFSLGAVAVLFGLLGWGGSPDQIFGIFANKTYGVMEEYVLVAVPLFIFMAQMLDASGVAEKLFHTMHVLWGPVRGGLGIAVILVCTVFAASTGVVGATEVAIGLLAAPNLLKRGYDIPMTAGCICAGGTLGILIPPSIMLVVYGGLTNISVGKLFAAAMLPGLTLSSLYIIYVAVRCGLNPKMGPPLPKEERTQSAKQKLGMVFTSLIPPLFLIFMVLGSIVAGIATTTEAAGLGAIGAMLLALAYRRLTWAAIVDSATATMKITCMVMVLFLGGNAFQSIFMGLGGGDAVSSVLLGLQVSPYVVLFIMMGIVFFLGMFIDWLGILLIVIPVFTPVAQELGFDPLWFGTLICVNLQMAFLTPPFGYSLFYLRGIAPPEMTMGLIYKGVIPFICLQWIGLIACVMYQPLIMYLPTALFGE
- a CDS encoding TRAP transporter small permease subunit, whose protein sequence is MKKFVRAVDVFNEFFGKNMALLILPLVFVVVYEVIARKIFHSPTVWAFEVTVWLYGAHFMLGAAYTHLHDRHVRIDILSQKLPEKVQIWLSVITFWLLFVPFVGGLSYAAVSYAAHSWASWEHSWSAWKPPLYLYKTVMPVGLLLLFLQGAANFVRDIYRLKGEEI
- a CDS encoding TRAP transporter substrate-binding protein, whose product is MKRVALALLVLVTAFAFGITASNSFAQEKPAKKIEKFGEDQRAKEWKGKRWTTSDKKFTWRASDPWGGLIFHDFLIHFADSVRAASGGRLDIKVFQTGAIVPAMETFDAVSKGTLDMGHAWPGYWKGKNEAFVAFASVPFGLDVEGYNIWYYERGGAKMLNDLYAPFNMVGFFCGNSGQELGIHSNKKATKMEDFKGMKVRTVGWYQDILNLLGANVTPLPGPEIYLALERGVIDGCEFSSPAINLPQGYHEITKFVIEPGVHQPSCQTDIFINKKKWDELPDDLKAIVEICAKETQLWSTAWIENLNIGAIEQMGKKVEYVQMDDATIIEFARVSKKYLDDLGAKSPDVKKVLDSQEQFKKDFAPWRKMRGGIAPWPHEQLIKGQLYQ
- a CDS encoding (Fe-S)-binding protein, with translation MAKHMNVEKIAKSMSTLDIHDYGDVLQCMRCGSCLPYCPTYRTDGIETQSPRGRVAMIKAVIDGRLTPEEEFARHMYHCLDCRNCQTVCPAGVKVGELVLEARHRIEQHTPQPLLKRFILESAIRDQTKLSRYLSPLRLYQNLGIQRLVRRSHILQSLSSDLDFMESLLPRLPDRPLIDTIPEIIPAAGQEKGKVGFFLGCAMNLVFADISRDTIHCLTQAGYTVIVPKSQQCCGTPNIAEGERKIYREMAEHNVSLFERHDVDAIVSDCAACGMELKSYRETLAPVTRASKRAEMFSGKVKDISEFLVSAFGPHSDFGSLGEKVCFHDPCHLRHGQNLVSPQRELLRRIPDLFLVDVPDEGQCCGSAGIYNITHRERSMKILEAKIAAIDKTGADRVITSNPGCLMQLQFAREQWKKSWSLSHISQVIRMSLEHKEA